One window of bacterium genomic DNA carries:
- a CDS encoding T9SS type A sorting domain-containing protein gives MKARHAYMVLLAVLCSFSAQAQEIDPAVLAISGGYARTASMSISWTVGQTAVATHQSHAGTISEGFQQAFLSVIPIREESIPFSLDLYPNPTRYSVLVRMAGVDEDMTLVVYDLLGSEVMRENVRSGDQVTRLTFDSMPSGLYMLAAFSGKGKQLGLYKIVKAQ, from the coding sequence ATGAAAGCCAGACATGCCTACATGGTTCTGCTGGCGGTGCTGTGTTCCTTCAGTGCGCAGGCGCAGGAAATTGATCCTGCCGTGCTTGCCATTTCAGGCGGTTACGCCCGGACGGCATCCATGAGTATTTCATGGACCGTGGGACAGACAGCCGTGGCGACGCACCAGTCGCATGCCGGAACCATCAGTGAGGGCTTCCAGCAGGCCTTCCTCTCCGTGATTCCCATCCGGGAAGAGAGTATACCTTTCTCCCTCGATCTCTATCCAAATCCCACACGCTATTCCGTGCTTGTACGCATGGCCGGTGTCGATGAAGACATGACGCTTGTCGTCTATGACCTTCTCGGTTCCGAAGTCATGCGTGAGAACGTGCGCAGCGGTGACCAGGTCACGCGACTGACATTCGACAGTATGCCCAGTGGCCTGTACATGCTAGCAGCATTTTCCGGGAAAGGAAAACAGTTGGGACTCTACAAAATCGTCAAGGCACAATAA
- a CDS encoding response regulator transcription factor yields MITLCIASAVSLYREGLLRALNQERGILVTSTAAKAEEVIRSCHGAHPEILLLDLALPGQSTAALLRRLKQRGCLCIVLLFGALTPEGAEQASRQRHRGLLCIEDDVEEYVRAVHRCSAGEYFLSVCAEQLLEGDSFTVAPHIESILTATELQILRAIAENRTSREIADAMYISYRTVQKHRSNMVRKLRLQGRNALLTFAMGQARKEH; encoded by the coding sequence ATGATTACGTTGTGTATCGCTTCGGCCGTTTCGCTTTACCGCGAGGGCTTGCTTCGTGCCCTGAACCAGGAGCGCGGCATCCTCGTAACCTCCACCGCTGCAAAGGCGGAGGAAGTGATACGCAGCTGCCACGGAGCACACCCGGAAATACTTCTTCTCGATCTCGCCCTCCCCGGACAGAGCACCGCTGCTCTCCTTCGCAGACTCAAACAGCGTGGCTGCCTCTGTATCGTGCTGCTGTTCGGAGCGCTCACACCGGAGGGAGCTGAACAGGCATCCAGACAGCGGCATCGTGGCCTTCTCTGTATCGAGGATGATGTCGAGGAGTATGTGCGAGCAGTTCACCGCTGCAGTGCAGGCGAATACTTCCTCTCCGTCTGTGCCGAGCAGCTCCTCGAAGGAGACAGCTTCACTGTTGCCCCACACATCGAATCAATCCTGACAGCGACGGAACTGCAGATATTGCGCGCAATCGCGGAGAACCGCACAAGCAGGGAAATTGCTGATGCGATGTACATCAGTTACAGAACAGTGCAGAAGCACCGCAGCAATATGGTTCGGAAGCTGCGACTGCAGGGGAGAAACGCATTGCTTACCTTCGCCATGGGACAGGCGCGAAAAGAACACTGA